The nucleotide sequence CCCTATTAGCGTCTAATATCATTCTCAAGATCCTCTTAATGTTCTTTGTAGCTTCAACTGCTCCATTCATTTGCGGTCGATATGCTGTGGAGTTTTGATAAGATATCTTAAGCCTTTCACAAATCTCTCTCATCAGGTCGTTATTCAAATTGGCCCCGTTGTCTATTATGATTGACTCTAGAATTCCAAATCCACAGACCAAGTTGTTACGAACGAAATCTTCTACCATCTTCATAGTTATGGCCTTATGTGTTGAGGCCTCAACACACTTTATGAAATAGTTGATAGCTACCAAAATAAAATGATATCCATTTGACACTAGAGGCTCTGTGGGCTCAATAACATCCATACCCCAAGCAACAAACAGCCAAGGAGAACCCATCACATTGAGCTCATTTGGTGGAACCTGTATAAAATCCCCATGGACTTGACATTGGTGACATTTCTTCTCGTAACGGATGTTATCCCTTTCCAAAAGTATCCAGCTCTCAAAATCTTCTTTCCAAGCATAAAACCATTTATGTGGGGTCCTCAAGTTCCTGCATGTATCTCCTCCAACAATCTTGTGGCTTCCAATGTGTCGACGCATCGTAGCAATCCTAATTTTGGAGTCCTCCTATATATGATTTCCCATTGAGAAAGAAGTGATTCCCCATCCTCCTCAAATTCCTCTTCTACTTGGTAGTAGCACTCTCTGAATATTCTTCTACTTTGAGCAACTTCTTGATGTCATAGTTCCACGGCTTTCCATCTGGTTCTTCATCTACATGAAAACAATATGCTTGTTGATCGTGTATATCTACATTGTTGGTatcaatgtaatttttatttggatattgAATTATTGAAGATAGTATTGCCaaggcatcaacaaactcatTTTGAATTCGGGGACATACTTGAACTCAATCTTCGTGAACCTCTTACTTAGCTCCCTAACACATTGTACATAGGGAAAGATTTTGTCATTGTTGGTAGCCTATTCTACTTGCACCTGATGGATCAACAAATTTGAATCCTCTATTACCAAAAGCTCTTTGATGTCTATGTCTACTGCATCCTAAGTCCGagaatgcaagcctcatattctaCCATGTTATTTGTGCAAGGAAACCTAAGTAATGTTGACCTATTTTTGAAACTAGAACTGCCCCAATTCTGACTCTTTTAAAGTTTGATGCTTCTTCGAAGAACATTCTCCATCCATTATACGGCTGTAAAATGTTTTCTCCTGTAAACAATAACTCTTCTCCAGGAAAGTAGGTATTAAATGGTATGTAATCTTGATACACTAAATTTTTTGTTAGGTGATCAACTAAAACTTGTTCTTTGATGGATTTTTATGTCacgtacacaatgtcaaactcgctCAACAACATctgccttttttttatttttccagtaGGCAttggcttctgaaagatatacctGAGTGGATCTATTCTTGAATCAAGTACGTGATATACGCGGACAGGTAGTGCCTTAACTTCTGCGCAACCCAAGTTAATGCTTTAACAGTTCTTCTCCAACAACGTATTCCTTGATTCATACGGTGTAAACTTCTTACTCAGGTAGTAAATAGCCTGTTCTTTCCTCTCTATATCATCGTGTTGCCCTAACACACATCCAAATGCATTATCCATAACAGGTAGATATAACAATAATGGCTTCATCGGCTCCCATGGAACCAATACTGGTGGGTTAGACAAATACTCCTTGATTTTGACAAAATTcttctgacattcttcagtccatccagtggcAGCATCCTTCTTCAATAACTTGAATATTTGTTCACAAATTATCATGGACTAGGCTATGAATTGACTGATGTATTTGAGTCTTCCCAAGAAACTTATTATATCCTTCTTGGTCTTAGGAGGTGGTAAGTCTTGGATTGCCTTTATCTTGGATAAATCTAACTCTATACCTCTCCTACTAACAATGAATCCTAATAACTTTCCTACGGGGACTCCAAAGGCGCACTTGGCCAAATTCAACTTTAGGTCATACCTTcgtagcctttcaaagaactttcataAATCATCCAGGTGGTATGAACTCCTATTAGATTTTATGACGACATCATCCATATATGCCTCAATCTTTTTGtgaatcatatcatggaaaagaGTGATCATAACCCTCGTATAAGTTGTACCAACATTCTTGAGTATAAATGTCTGAGGGATATTAACGTATTTTTCCCTTAATCCAAGTCATCATAACATGACTTATATCAGCAATTTGGGCATAATTTGCCCATTCtcctttaattttctctcaaagaaatcCTAAATACCTcctaataatctcaaaatttattatcttctattcaagaaaaccaagaaactATGCTACctaatccaagaacattcaagacaAGTTGATTATCTTTcaatattaaagctttaaggtatgttagatgttcatccatgggttcgtttcacccatggagtccaagaatccattgtcaatattaaaatcatgatcgttacatgttatcatgaactatatccatgaactcccatgaattttgattttcataccatgtttacatgtgttTTCATTGCAATCAGCCCTTGACATGCTTGAAGGAtgaaaatttcatgttaaatccttaacccatgattttagtattgaatttATGTTACTATCCCATgaattaaactattcccatgaatCCTTGGTAAGTTGATTTAAcgttatttcaattgttttcacGGGGAAtacattatagtatgttttaaatgttgtggtttccatatcatgttcatgcaaATTCTGAATAAAACCCGTGGTTTATGATTTGTTCATGTGATCGTGGTATCTTATCATGTTTTAAAGCacccccatgttaaagtcttgacccccatgtgtttgatgaaattcttaagtgaataattatgaACAATGATTTTCTTTCATGGTTTCAAAACTTATATGTGTCCCTGtcgttattgttattgagtcctaagagttatgaatacccaaaatttagttgtttacttagtctcagtattttcaaaatggttttagaCACATACAAGCAATATCAATTTAGCCAATTATTATGTCAATCAAATTTAGACCAGTTCAGTAATCCAAGTTAGTTCCtctttagttaaacttagttcaatcccgtaatcagtgtcagttcagttgggagtaggattcagcatcgagcaaacccagggatgggggaattcctattagtataaggtttgacccttagtagcaattcctgagttacagaactacgtaaccagcgtaggtttgagatgtcttcctactaGTTTAGTGTTGACACAATTATCATGAGTCTTTCTATTAGTTTATGGTTAACAAGATGTtgtcctgctagtttagggttgacacaaaaCCATTTTTAGTACTCGTGGtacggtactagcacccttccaactggggtcacaggttagaccccaattagctcatattggggtatgttggttagatgatagctcctacagCTTCAATATTAAGTTCAGAACATAGTTcaattttgcttgaccatagaataCAGTTTAtgaattattcagttatcagatttagtatttcaatttatagactatttcataatcaagttatatacttggtcatgcattctcagaatTTATAATATTCACGTttttatatcagttattcagttatcttatgttatgtagtcaattattattcatgtacataaGCTCTTCCGTATCAGCCTAAccctatctagcataccagtacattcaaagtattgaccgcaTAGTTATTTCTTACGccatgatgtctcatatcataggttcagatgctcaggttcccgattaCACTTAGACATTCCAGCACATCAACAATAGCAACatcggtgagtcctcatattttaaggattaaTTATGTTCATTTCAGTGTTTTAAGTTCaatagtcagttggagttagttagggacctgtcccatcaactcttattcaatcaattttagaggctttcaaacacttcagacagtcagtcagtttgtcattattttatcaattttcaaacaGTTGTTTTTATACTTATAATTTAGTAATATTTTGGGtctttaaaaccttatggcgtatTTAGTTATTCCACACATAtgtatcttttgttatcagttttatttagtgctcacagtgggtactagatcatgggttaacttgtggtcactaGTGACTGTAAGCACCACGCGGTgtctagggtgtactcttgggccattacaaacttggtatcagatcctaaggttttaaaatgtcctagggagtcttaaagTCAtcttgagtagagtcttgtgcatgggtgtaaagagtgccacacttatggacaagaggctacaaggcattttaggaaaattttcccttcttgaagtgttcatgtcatgcgagtgagcatgagctctatttaaattCTCCTTCTTAACCATTCTTTATTCTATTATAGAAAATACCTCCCAGAAAGAATAACAGAAGAAAGAATGGGAATTAGCCCGCACCTctacctattcaggaagatcccctgaacgtGCATGTATTTTATGCCAAATTCAAAACTTCCTTTACTACTTTAACCCACTCAGAACAACCAACAGGCTACTATTCCAACCAATCCATTGGCTAATACCGCCTCAGCAAAATTTGGGATTTCGCTATGATGaattctcctttatttttaggatttaagtctgatgaggatccccAGGAGTTTCTTGACATATTTTAGAAAGTGAGTGATATTATGGGTATCTCATCTTGTGAGAGTGCAAAGTTGGTTGAttaccagttgtaggatatagctcatacatggtaTAAGCACTTGAAGGAGGATAAAGGCACAAACACAGGGCcagtagagtgggaggagttttccacgaCCTTTTTAGAcagtttcttttctttagagttgagggaagctaaagttCTGGAGTTTATTCATTTGAAAAAGAGTAGtatgagtgtaaaggagtattctcttaagtttacccatttggctaggtatgctccttcgatggtggctgataacaggtctagaatgagtaagtttgtctctgatGTAGCTGATAGCGTAGTCAAGCAGTGTAGGACTGatatgtttattaaggagatggacttgtctaggcttatggttgTAATGCTCCGAGAGTACAACCtgggcgtcacatggtgcttacagtcttgAGGGACCAcagataacccatgagctggtacctactatgagtatTGAATAACACAATCATAAATGTAGAAGAATAactaatatgccataaggttttaatatctaaaacaaatattgaattatgaatctgaagaaataactatctaagtctgaataaatactaaaatttgagatAAACTGAAAAACTAACTATCATGTCAACTaaagtttgaatactgaatagCTGACTatattgtctgaaagcctctaaactgaataactgtgagtttatgggataggccccaactaactccaactaattactagactgaaaacatgaaataaaataatctatccttgaaatataaggactcaccactgctactgctgagagtcTGAGAAGTTTAAGTCCGATCCGGGAACTaggcatcagaacctatgatataatacatcatagcacaaaagaatgATATacgattagtactttaaatgtactggtatgctaaatgaggtaggctgatatgcatgatttcatgaacaggaataataattatatgaatatacatgtaaaacatagaatactaaatagagagcatgaaatctgtagatactaaaaatatatgaaatttgtaaatactatgatgcatgaaagtctataaatactgaaggtacgtgaaatctatagatactggggatgcatgaccaagcataaaacatgaactgaatggaAGTCTGTaaactgaactactaaaataactgatatctgtatgcaacggtcaaacaacactgagactaAACTACTAATTTGATTATTGGACCGAGATtttgggagctatcatctaacagacattccccaatctgagaaaattgaggtccaacccgtaaccccagttgaaagggtgttaataccataccacgggtactaacgctggttgtgtggatccactatactgatgtaatGTCctaaggactaagggtgtcaagcctgaattgacgggtgacccctgtgagatagtcaatcCTACACTAACGgatgacttctcatatcctacgctgtctatgtagttctggagtttaggaaCTGCAACTagcgactctgcctatctaatggggatgccgccatccctacactcgctcggttctaagtcctactcccaactgaatgacgctgagttactgactattctgagtttaactgactgatctagtaatgctcataatatgtattctaaagttattctgaagatattgAGACAAGACTAAATAAGcagctatggttttcgggtattcaatacccctagacTCAAAAGTAATAATTGTAACATGATACTTAAGTATtgaggacatagcatgaaggtttttatcaaacatgtattcttgtaggtattttatgaaacacttgtagttcatagtttggtcaaatcataggaatgttagggaacttgtagtaatagcatgaattcaacatgaatagtactaaatcatgattaattcaatgaatgataacattaaaacatggagaattgaataacaacattaaCTTCATCTATACATGGTGTAAAATCACAGTGCATGAAgattcataggtgaaatcataatttaaaatcaaaataacttgaaaagatcacaattttgtaatttaaatcggatacttggacttcatgggtgaaaggaacccatggatgaacatttaacatacctgggctaatgaatttgagaggcttgatggtgagttcttgagatttggtattaaatttgagagctagggtttttgtgttcttgaatagAATGGATCCccttttgagtaatttgagaatatAGGAATATGATGCCCTATTAggctttaatttcatgtttaggacttaggaaaatgaccaaacatccccttggaaattaaaaatgcaaaattGGAAAATTCAAAATCCTGATTTGCAGCCCTGGCGCGATGTTCCAGGATCGTGGagcctcactagaaattgacaactgggaccTGAAAGCTTGGCGTAATGCGAGCTATTGTGGTAagtttttggaatgtcattttGTCCACCTCCGTGACGCGCAATTATCGcgaaggctcactggaaatttccaaacGTGGACTGGgtccttggcgcgacgtgccaataTTTCTATCccttactggaaattgaaaattgtcatttaGACCGGCTCTGCGATGCGCTAGTGACCAAAATTACGGtatttaacgactgaaacttaaaatcgccataacttcttactcaattatcagatttgggaaaattttatatcgttggaaagcttattgaattttctacgTAATAGCAAGATCTAAACTGAAAAGTAATGGGTATTtcgaaaattttatatataaatgcttatgtattgggacttaaatcatgatagggaaatatggggtgttacaatatctcccccttgggatcattcatccttgaatgagactagttacgctgaggaaaactgatggactaagcttacacactgaacatgcatatctaatgcatgtaaTGTATGgctgaactgatttataaatgcacgactgacatgaacatgatgtgcaactaaaactaagcatgatagagagaaatcttaagaagattagtaccatAAACCAAATCTGAattcgtggagaaaagatgagggtacttggtctgcatatctacttctgcttcccaagtagctccttcaatggactgatttcgccaaagaactttgactagtggaacttctttgttccttagtctacgaacttgatgatcaagaatttcgactagagcttcctcataggaaagactgtcctgaacatctacgctttctaGGGGAACAACTAtagatggatcaccaatacacttcttcaacaatgagacatggaacactgggtgtctACCTTTTTTAAATGATTGATAATTCTAAAAGGACCGATacaacggggactaagtttccctttcttgccgaacctctttactcccttcatgggaagtACACAGAATCACCgatcttaaactcgagatcctttctcctcacatctgcatacgacttctatcggctctgggcTACTTTAGgattttctctgatcaactgaaccttctctaaggcattcAACACCAAGTCACTCCCTACTACCATGGTCAGCAAATcgaactacctttaaaatcaactatgcatgctctcagcatatcttcaagagtctgaatggtcctttctacttgaccacctgtctgagggtgaaagtctatactgagatagacttgggtaccacgacccttttggaatgcttttcataagtgagaggtaaaatcggtacctctatcagatatgatagataagggaacaatgtgcaacttaaccaactctctgagatagagtttggcatagtcctcaactgaataagaggtatggactggaaagaaatgagttaatttggtcatactatctacgataacccaaatag is from Capsicum annuum cultivar UCD-10X-F1 chromosome 5, UCD10Xv1.1, whole genome shotgun sequence and encodes:
- the LOC107871813 gene encoding uncharacterized protein K02A2.6-like; translated protein: MRRHIGSHKIVGGDTCRNLRTPHKWFYAWKEDFESWILLERDNIRYEKKCHQCQVHGDFIQVPPNELNVMGSPWLFVAWGMDVIEPTEPLVSNGYHFILVAINYFIKCVEASTHKAITMKMVEDFVRNNLVCGFGILESIIIDNGANLNNDLMREICERLKISYQNSTAYRPQMNGAVEATKNIKRILRMILDANREWHEKLPYALLGHHIQLELLLGQLLTCWFTVRKQ